In the Ornithodoros turicata isolate Travis chromosome 5, ASM3712646v1, whole genome shotgun sequence genome, TTTCGAAGCAGTCTCCATCATCAACCTTCCCAGCAATCTAGAGAAAGATACGACGCATCGTTACAGCCAAAACTCATTCAAGCTGCACAGGTAAGATCACAGACGTCACAGAGACTAAGTGCTAATGGTGGCACGCGACTATCATGCAAGGTTGCCAACGCCTCGGCCTGGAGAAGTCCTGGGTTTGGTGGGAACCAACGGTATTGGCAAGTCGACCGCCCTCAAGATTCTGGCGGGAAAACTGAAACCCAACCTCGGCAGATATGGGGTAAGACCATTTTTGTGCCTGCCCCAGATGTCACGAAACCTCGAGTGGTCAGTAAAATTAACTGTCTTCACGTTTCAACTACATTTTTGCAGGACCCACCTGACTGGACAGAAATCTTGCAGTATTTTCGAGGCTCTGAGCTGCAGAACTACTTCACAAAGATCCTGGAGGACGACCTGAAAGCCATCATCAAGCCTCAATACGTGGACCAGATTCCCAAGGCTGTCAAGGTGGATGCAGAAGAACTGCTCGATTCAAGACCAAATTTGACCGACAGATCCTAGATGCggcatttttcttttcatttctagGGTTCAGTTCAGCAACTGATAGACAAGAAAGATGAGCTGAAGCAGCAAGACCACGTGTGCAATATTCTCGGTgagaaagtaaaaaagaagccgaagctctttggctgcatgtagGGTATGAGTTTATAgctagggccttgtgttttacGTGTGAACCCAGTAAAACCCGTTTTCACCCCCTGGATTTGTACCGCCGTCACTTTGGGCAAACCCAGTGGTGCAATTGCGTGTGCATTCCCCTGTGTGTTAAACCCTATATCTTCAGGCTTTATTTATAACCCGAACGTGCCACAGGACacgccttattgggccatcttATTGGCCCAATTGGCCTTATCGGGCCATCCTCAGCAGGTATGCAACAACATTTGAGCAGGTGGTGTCAGGAGTAGAACGTGCGTTAGGGCAAGAGCCTCACCAACTGAAAGCCcggtgcaaagccagtgagagATTGTCAGAATGGACATTCATGAGGTGTACAAATGAATGACTACTCATTCCATTGATGGCTTCCAACCGAGCATTTCCTTATATTCTCACATGGCACTACGCTTTTGTGGTGATAGTCAAGTAcagccagggccggcgataAGGGGGATGCATAGGCCctgcgcacgaagccctcaagcccttttttttaaaataccAAGTATGCGCTTAATCGTGTAAAACAGGCCCCGTGATGTACCTTTGCCTCGGGCCCTGCACACTCCTAGCACCGGCGCTGAGTACGGTTGCTGTCACCCTTAATTGTAATGCGCAAGCACGAGGACGCCAGCACAGTGGAGTGTTGGTCGCCATGTTTGAGATAAATATAGGTGGCCCGGTGCATGCTCTTCAACTTGTTTGTTTGAAACTGTGCAAACACTATGGTGAAACATGCGCTTTTGTTAGACCTGAACAGTGTACGAAATCGGAACGTAGAAGACCTCTCTGGTGGAGAACTGCAACGGTTTGCCTGCGCTATGGTGTGCATTCAGAAGGCAGACATGTGAGTCACTTCCTGCTCAACCTCCTCCCTAAATGACCCGCTGACGTTATCGCCTCGACGCAGATTCATGTTTGACGAGCCCTCCAGTTACCTGGATGTGAAGCAGCGTCTGAAAGCTGCGCAGGCCATCCGCTCACTCATCCATCCGCAGAAGTAGGTGGAGTGCTCCACGGGTCGTCCTCTCACTCTTTCATTTTCAGGTACATCATTGTGGTGGAGCACGACCTGTCCGTGCTCGATTATTTATCCGACTTTATCTGTTGCCTGTACGGAGTTCCTGGCTGTTACGGCGTTGTCACCATGCCTTTCTCGGTGCGAGAAGGTACCCACTTTTTATTCTCGCTCAGACCTTAGTCAAAGTGAAAGATACTCATTGTGGAACAATTGAGGAATCCAAAAAGCACGGTTCTCTGTAGTGCATTAGACTCACAATAGTTTTGGGCACTCCTCCTCTATCGCAGGAATAAACATTTTCCTGGACGGCTTCGTTCCGACAGAGAACCTTCGTTTCCGAGACACCTCCCTGGTGTTCAAGGTGGCCGAGACGGCGACAGAAGAAGAGATCAAGCGCATGTGCCGCTATGAGTACCCTTCGATGCGCAAAGTCCTCGGTGAGGAATGACGATGCCCGTCCGAGTACCCGGCAAATTGACGATTATGATTTTGGCTCTCAGGTGACTTTGAGATGAATGTCGATGCGGGAACATTCACGGACTCCGAGATCATCGTTATGCTGGGAGAGAACGGCACAGGGAAAACTACCTTCATCCGCATGATGGCGGGCCGACTAAAACCCGAGGAAGGGGGTGAGCCATTTAAGTTCGGTTCCCAAGCAGCGCAgtatcttggcccaatatcggcTGGACCAATATTTCCGATACCCAGCCAATATTGCCCAATATTGTTGCGCTGTTTGGGTTAGAGCTTTTAACTAGGGCTGTCTGAATAGCACGGTTCCACACTTCGTTGATGTAATATTAAAACAATGAGAACGTGCAGAATCACCTGCAAATACTGTTTAAATAGGATTACTTACTCAATTCGGACTCAAAGTTTAAAATATTTGTGCAGCTCTACTTATAACTCGTGGTTCCACAAACTTTCAAATTTCCAATTACATTTGGCCAGGTTCGAAACGGTCACAAACATGACCTTACTAATCGAGAGCCTTTATAATTTATAAAAAGTGAGTTTAAAATCTAATACGTATGACGTGCGGGAGAATAAAAAATGCTGCGTTTGCCAAGCGCAAGCCCAAATACTTAATGTACTAGATAACGCAACTAATCTTATTACTTACAActacataataataattataatacaATACATACAAATAATTACAATACATAATCATCCTACAACTTATCAACTTGTCGACGGGTTCATGACATTACTAGTTGCGAGACGTAACATTAGAGATAAGCGTTTTACTAATAAAAGAGCGCGTTAAATTAAATACGGTAAGATTTCGTGTATCCCCCAGCGGAGAAATCTTTAGGCCCAATTTCTTCTTCCTTTGCAGTGGAGATCCCGCCACTGAACATCAGCTACAAGCCGCAGAAAATTTCGCCCAAGTCTCAGGGCACTGTGCGACAGCTTCTGCACGACAAGATCCGGGACGCGTATACGCATCCGCAGTTCATAGCGGACGTTATGAAGCCCCTTCTCATCGACAACATCATCGACCAAGAAGTAAGTTGTCGTCTCGGCAGCTTTCACTGGAGTGGATAAGAAGGCGGGTTAATGTGCCGTAGGTCCAGAACCTGTCTGGAGGCGAATTGCAGCGAGTGGCTCTGGCACTGTGCCTGGGGAAACCCGCAGATGTGTACCTCATAGACGAACCCTCGGCTTACTTGGACTCCGAGCAGCGTCTTGTGGCAGCCAAGGTCATCAAACGCTTTATTCTCCACGCCAAGAAGACGGGATTTGTTGTGGAGCACGATTTCATCATGGCCACCTATCTGGCTGACCGTGTCATAGTCTTTGAAGGACAGCCCTCGGTTCGCACCACTGCAAACACGTGAGTTTCATTTCAGTCAACCGGGTCTTTATCTGCGAAAATGGATCGGGGTGACTTCTGCCCCTTGTGGCAGATTCAACGTGTTACTTCATGGTTTCATAGCAGCTTTTCGCACAAATCAGTTGGGCCGACCCGATAAACGTGTGCCGACGAGATACATGTTCTTTCATGTAATAAGTTGTGGTCaaggaattcgcttgaaatggTCAgcgaaaacctggaaaagtcagggaatttgaaggctgcagtttggtagacaccctgtgaGTTCAGTATTGCTGGAATTTGTTTTTTATCCATCGCGTAGACCACAAACCCTGCTGGCCGGCATGAACAAGTTCTTGGAGCTGCTCAACATCACGTTCCGAAGAGACCCCAACAACTTCCGGCCGCGAATCAACAAGCTCAACTCCGTCAAAGTGAGTGCCACCCGTTTGCTGTTGCTATACCACGTTGTTGATGTAAACTTTTCCTCGCAGGACACGGAACAAAAGAAGGGTGGAAACTTCTTCTTCCTAGAAGACTGAAATGGTGGATGTTGTGGGCTTTTTGTTGTCAGTggctcattaaaaaaaaaaaaaagaaaagaagaagcagTGATTCCGCTATGAGTTGGATTCGATAAGAATAGATCTTGGTAGCTTTGTGGGTAATGGAAGGGTAAGGGTCGGTAAGCAATGGGAAATGCCGGGAAGATGTGTGAGTTATGGTTCCATAGTGTCtgtatgtttttatttttctactagGAGGCGATGGTATTATTCTATCTTGTGCTTTCAAGAATTGTCCTGCAAGAAAGCCTTTCCCATATTCAGGTAAATTGTGTAGGATAGGATGGGCCAGTGGGGAATATGGCCACCACTGAGGCCGCGAGTTTGAATCTGGCCgaggatgccagcaacttggtggcaggttTGCCGGTGTTGCCTGTGACACGGTGTGGCTCatgatcattgttgtcttgcAACCATGAATTACTGTGTGAGGCATCACTTGTGAGGTCTGTGTAAGGACAAATTAGGATTTTAAAGCAAATGGAAATTTTCTGCCTCACTGTGTCCATGTGACCTATGTTGCTATAAATGGCACGGGGCAGGATGGGTGTGGTAAACTAGATGCCTTGAATGAGGATGTTACTCTGCAAAATTCGAGTGGAAGCATTTCGACGATCATTGACCTTCACTAGAATAA is a window encoding:
- the LOC135395052 gene encoding ATP-binding cassette sub-family E member 1-like, translating into MSTQEKLTRIAIVNTDKCKPKRCKQECKRSCPVVRLGKLCIEVTPNDKIAAISENLCIGCGICVKKCPFEAVSIINLPSNLEKDTTHRYSQNSFKLHRLPTPRPGEVLGLVGTNGIGKSTALKILAGKLKPNLGRYGDPPDWTEILQYFRGSELQNYFTKILEDDLKAIIKPQYVDQIPKAVKGSVQQLIDKKDELKQQDHVCNILDLNSVRNRNVEDLSGGELQRFACAMVCIQKADIFMFDEPSSYLDVKQRLKAAQAIRSLIHPQKYIIVVEHDLSVLDYLSDFICCLYGVPGCYGVVTMPFSVREGINIFLDGFVPTENLRFRDTSLVFKVAETATEEEIKRMCRYEYPSMRKVLGDFEMNVDAGTFTDSEIIVMLGENGTGKTTFIRMMAGRLKPEEGVEIPPLNISYKPQKISPKSQGTVRQLLHDKIRDAYTHPQFIADVMKPLLIDNIIDQEVQNLSGGELQRVALALCLGKPADVYLIDEPSAYLDSEQRLVAAKVIKRFILHAKKTGFVVEHDFIMATYLADRVIVFEGQPSVRTTANTPQTLLAGMNKFLELLNITFRRDPNNFRPRINKLNSVKDTEQKKGGNFFFLED